One window of Bifidobacterium pseudocatenulatum DSM 20438 = JCM 1200 = LMG 10505 genomic DNA carries:
- a CDS encoding dipeptide ABC transporter ATP-binding protein: protein MSDEQTNLAQVKDLSVSFMTDAGSIKAIDKISFTIPRKTVVGVVGESGSGKSVTARSIIKLLPETATTSGAIYLSNREGNEQLDVLSLSGEDLRRMRGSEAAMVFQEPNSVLNPVYTIGWQIEEGLRAHGMKDKKELRAKSVDILKKVGIPDAETRIDYYPHQFSGGQKQRIVIAMALVLNPGLILADEPTTALDVTVQAEILDLLRLARDEFGASVLIITHNMGVIADIADEVVVMYRGHVVEQGSVEQIFYSPKDDYTKRLLAAVPRIGQKLVVRDEQGKVIERSKDWHDQPIAVEAKGLTITYPGHLTQPDFKAVNGIDFTIHRSEVLGLVGESGSGKSTTGRAIAGLQKVSGGSLNVLGVEMNGVKERQFKPKRADIGFVFQDPGSSFNPLMTIAENVAEPLIVHKKYSSVSEASDYVGDLLEMVQLPRAYMNRFPHELSGGQRQRASLARALALKPSLLIADEPTSALDVSVQAKVLELFKKLQAEIGFACLFITHDLAVVDMLADCIMVMHKGEIVEHGDADQVMNNPQNPYTQKLLASLPVPDPREQREHCAQLHELLAKGI from the coding sequence ATGAGTGACGAACAAACCAATCTTGCGCAAGTCAAGGATCTGAGCGTTTCCTTCATGACCGACGCAGGATCCATCAAAGCCATCGACAAGATTAGCTTCACCATCCCACGCAAAACCGTGGTGGGTGTGGTTGGCGAATCAGGTTCCGGAAAATCCGTGACCGCACGTTCGATTATCAAGCTGTTGCCGGAGACGGCAACCACTTCCGGCGCGATTTATCTGTCGAACCGTGAAGGCAATGAGCAGCTTGACGTACTGTCTCTTTCCGGAGAAGATCTGCGCCGTATGCGCGGATCAGAAGCGGCCATGGTGTTCCAGGAACCTAATTCGGTACTTAATCCGGTGTACACCATCGGATGGCAAATCGAAGAGGGACTTCGCGCGCACGGCATGAAAGACAAGAAGGAGCTTCGTGCCAAGTCCGTGGATATCCTCAAAAAAGTAGGCATTCCTGATGCCGAAACTCGAATTGACTACTATCCGCATCAGTTCTCGGGCGGCCAAAAACAACGTATCGTCATCGCCATGGCGTTGGTGCTCAATCCAGGTCTGATTCTGGCTGACGAACCGACTACCGCGCTCGACGTGACCGTGCAGGCAGAAATTCTTGACTTGTTGCGTCTTGCCCGCGACGAATTCGGCGCCTCCGTGCTGATTATCACCCATAATATGGGTGTGATCGCCGATATCGCCGATGAAGTGGTGGTCATGTATCGAGGTCATGTGGTCGAGCAGGGAAGCGTCGAACAGATCTTCTACTCGCCGAAAGACGATTACACCAAGCGGTTGCTCGCGGCCGTGCCGCGTATCGGGCAGAAACTGGTCGTTCGTGATGAGCAGGGCAAGGTGATTGAACGCAGCAAGGATTGGCATGACCAACCCATTGCCGTCGAGGCCAAGGGACTGACTATCACCTATCCTGGGCATTTGACGCAGCCTGATTTCAAGGCGGTCAATGGTATTGATTTCACTATTCACCGTTCCGAAGTGCTGGGATTGGTCGGCGAATCCGGTTCCGGCAAATCCACTACCGGTCGTGCCATCGCGGGTTTGCAGAAAGTGTCCGGCGGCTCCCTGAACGTGTTGGGTGTGGAAATGAACGGTGTCAAGGAACGTCAATTCAAACCCAAGCGTGCTGATATTGGTTTTGTGTTCCAAGATCCGGGTAGTTCATTCAATCCGCTGATGACCATCGCGGAGAATGTGGCAGAACCGCTGATCGTGCATAAAAAGTACTCGTCTGTGTCGGAAGCGAGCGACTATGTGGGAGATCTGCTCGAAATGGTGCAGTTGCCGCGTGCATATATGAACCGGTTCCCGCATGAGCTTTCCGGCGGTCAGCGTCAGCGTGCCTCCTTGGCACGAGCGCTGGCGCTTAAGCCGAGCCTGCTGATCGCCGACGAGCCGACTTCTGCATTGGATGTGTCGGTACAGGCGAAGGTGTTGGAGCTGTTTAAGAAACTGCAGGCGGAAATAGGTTTCGCATGCCTGTTCATCACCCATGATCTTGCCGTGGTCGATATGCTGGCCGATTGCATTATGGTGATGCATAAGGGTGAGATTGTGGAACATGGTGATGCCGATCAGGTTATGAATAACCCGCAGAATCCCTACACGCAGAAGTTGTTGGCATCGCTGCCGGTGCCTGATCCGCGTGAACAGCGAGAACATTGCGCTCAGCTGCACGAGTTGCTCGCCAAAGGAATTTGA
- a CDS encoding bifunctional folylpolyglutamate synthase/dihydrofolate synthase: MSFEHPNRNNESMIDVERDIMSRPSERNTTNLDLQRMKMILDIMGHPEQSFRVIHITGTNGKGSTARMTEAICRAYGMRTGLYTSPHLEHVNERIAIDGQQLSDDDFVDTWDQIKDLVAMVDMKMGELDKPKMSFFEVLTAMAIWKFADAPVDVAIVEVGMGGRWDATNVLDADAAIIGPIDMDHMAWLGNTVEQIASEKVGIIKPGCTAVIGRQPHEEAVMPIIEEAAAENHANLVRDGIEAEVVTRIPAVGGQVVTLRTPNGTYAEVPVAKFGEHQAHNALAALCAAEVVIPVNGALDGDLVAEALSTVRIPGRIEQIRTSPTIILDGGHNVNAAESLRAAIEENYDFQQLVGVIAMMGDKQVEEYLGVLEPLLSHVIVTENSWRDRVMPAEDLKTVAERVFGAERVTCVPELPDAIQEAVNMVDADDELGVGYGHGVLICGSFTTAGDARLMLEEKVNPDLKKPKSERVFQAAVEPEPRKDQDEADLDFESDANPDFDINDFGSVGPDLAEDEDTDGSEDAANTEHADDASSEDVQ; the protein is encoded by the coding sequence ATGTCATTCGAACATCCGAATCGCAACAATGAAAGCATGATCGACGTCGAACGCGACATCATGAGCCGCCCATCAGAGCGCAATACCACCAATCTTGACCTGCAACGCATGAAGATGATCCTCGACATCATGGGACATCCCGAGCAGTCGTTCCGTGTGATTCACATCACCGGAACCAACGGCAAAGGGTCTACCGCGCGCATGACCGAGGCGATTTGCCGCGCCTACGGCATGCGAACCGGTTTGTACACGTCACCGCATCTTGAACATGTCAACGAGCGCATCGCCATCGACGGACAGCAGCTTTCCGACGATGATTTCGTTGATACCTGGGATCAAATCAAAGACCTTGTAGCCATGGTCGACATGAAGATGGGAGAACTCGACAAGCCAAAAATGAGCTTCTTCGAAGTGCTTACCGCCATGGCCATCTGGAAGTTCGCCGACGCTCCGGTCGATGTGGCCATCGTTGAAGTCGGTATGGGCGGCCGCTGGGACGCCACCAACGTGCTCGATGCCGATGCGGCCATTATCGGACCGATCGACATGGACCATATGGCATGGCTTGGCAATACCGTGGAACAGATCGCGTCCGAAAAAGTCGGCATTATCAAGCCGGGCTGCACCGCGGTTATTGGGCGTCAACCGCATGAAGAGGCCGTCATGCCGATTATCGAGGAAGCGGCGGCGGAAAACCATGCCAATCTGGTGCGAGACGGCATCGAAGCGGAAGTCGTGACCCGCATTCCGGCAGTCGGCGGTCAGGTTGTGACCCTGCGTACGCCGAATGGCACGTACGCAGAAGTGCCGGTCGCCAAATTCGGCGAACATCAGGCGCATAATGCGCTCGCGGCCCTGTGCGCGGCGGAAGTGGTGATTCCCGTCAACGGTGCGCTTGACGGTGATCTTGTGGCTGAGGCGTTGAGCACGGTGAGGATTCCAGGCCGCATCGAGCAGATTCGTACATCGCCAACGATCATTCTGGATGGCGGGCATAATGTGAATGCGGCAGAATCGTTGCGTGCCGCGATTGAGGAAAATTACGATTTCCAGCAGCTCGTCGGCGTGATCGCCATGATGGGAGACAAGCAGGTCGAAGAGTATTTGGGCGTGCTCGAACCATTACTGAGCCATGTGATTGTCACTGAAAACTCGTGGCGTGATCGTGTGATGCCCGCGGAAGACCTGAAAACGGTTGCTGAACGCGTGTTTGGTGCGGAAAGGGTTACGTGTGTTCCTGAACTGCCGGATGCCATTCAGGAGGCTGTTAATATGGTTGACGCCGATGATGAGCTTGGTGTTGGCTATGGTCACGGCGTGCTGATTTGCGGTAGCTTCACCACGGCTGGCGATGCACGTCTCATGCTGGAAGAGAAAGTCAATCCCGATTTGAAGAAGCCGAAGTCGGAACGTGTCTTCCAGGCGGCTGTTGAGCCGGAACCGCGTAAGGATCAGGACGAGGCGGATCTCGATTTCGAATCTGACGCCAATCCTGATTTCGATATCAACGATTTCGGCAGTGTCGGTCCGGATCTTGCTGAAGATGAAGATACTGATGGTTCCGAAGATGCTGCCAATACTGAACATGCGGATGATGCATCTTCTGAAGATGTGCAGTAA
- a CDS encoding ABC transporter permease, with protein MSDTAAPAVSQEAKPKQAKKNHLSGGFFRFVLTRFLLIIPTVFILVTVVFFVMRATGDPISAALGGRLTPDELQKRVHAAGYDRPLIVQYIDYLGGLLHGDLGTTLTDNQPVISILVHYGSATFELALLSLIVALIVGIGLGRVAACRRDHAADAGIRTFAILCYATPVFFLGLVLKLIFAIWLNVLPASGRCSLSSEMQFTRLVSPTGFYIIDALQLGDMSVLADVLRHAVLPALALGLLTAGVFIRLVRTNVISTYNSGYVEAARSRGVAEKRLLSKHAWRPALIPIITVMGMQIALMLAGAVLTETTFEWKGLGFMLSQYLKARDFVAVQGIVILIAIIVAVVNFIVDVIAALVDPRVRY; from the coding sequence GTGTCAGACACAGCAGCTCCGGCCGTCTCTCAGGAGGCGAAGCCGAAACAAGCCAAAAAGAATCATTTGTCAGGCGGATTTTTCCGTTTCGTCCTGACTCGATTCCTGCTCATTATTCCAACCGTTTTCATTCTCGTCACCGTCGTGTTTTTTGTGATGCGAGCTACAGGCGATCCTATTTCTGCGGCATTGGGTGGTCGTCTTACCCCTGACGAGTTGCAAAAGCGTGTTCATGCGGCCGGCTACGACCGTCCTCTTATTGTGCAATATATCGATTACCTTGGGGGTTTGCTCCATGGGGATCTCGGCACTACGTTGACTGATAATCAGCCGGTTATCAGCATTCTTGTTCATTACGGATCAGCGACTTTCGAGTTGGCGCTCCTATCGCTCATTGTTGCTTTGATCGTAGGTATCGGCTTAGGTCGTGTAGCTGCGTGCAGACGCGATCACGCTGCCGATGCAGGCATTCGAACCTTTGCCATTCTGTGCTACGCCACCCCCGTGTTCTTCTTGGGATTGGTCCTGAAACTCATTTTCGCCATCTGGCTGAACGTGTTGCCGGCATCCGGTCGATGCTCGTTGTCTTCGGAAATGCAGTTCACCCGACTCGTCTCTCCGACCGGCTTCTACATTATCGATGCACTGCAGCTGGGTGATATGAGCGTGCTGGCCGACGTGTTGCGTCACGCCGTGCTTCCTGCGCTGGCGTTGGGATTGCTCACCGCAGGCGTGTTTATTCGTTTGGTGCGCACCAATGTGATTTCCACCTACAATTCCGGCTATGTCGAGGCTGCGCGTTCGCGTGGCGTCGCCGAAAAACGTCTGCTCAGCAAGCACGCATGGAGGCCGGCGCTTATTCCAATCATCACCGTTATGGGCATGCAGATCGCATTGATGCTCGCCGGCGCGGTGCTTACCGAAACCACCTTCGAATGGAAGGGACTCGGATTCATGTTGTCCCAATATCTGAAAGCGCGTGACTTCGTAGCTGTGCAGGGCATTGTGATTCTGATCGCCATCATCGTGGCCGTCGTCAACTTCATCGTTGACGTTATCGCCGCGTTGGTGGATCCGAGAGTGAGGTACTGA
- a CDS encoding NUDIX hydrolase yields the protein MPTPEFILELRKKVGHDLLWLMGVSGYVEDEQGRVLLGKRSDTGEWAMVYGINEPGEEPADTVAREVKEETGVDVIVTDLVSVKSSHRVLTYANGDNTMYMDHLFICRPDPNGNTEPFVGDEESLNVGWFSPDDLPQPLADTTVERMGYVREYIKNKANGDAHAQFSFNGTIR from the coding sequence ATGCCAACGCCTGAATTCATTCTCGAGTTACGCAAGAAAGTCGGCCACGACCTCCTGTGGCTGATGGGCGTCTCCGGCTATGTCGAAGACGAGCAGGGTCGTGTACTTCTTGGCAAGCGTTCCGATACCGGCGAATGGGCCATGGTGTATGGCATTAATGAGCCCGGCGAAGAGCCTGCCGACACGGTGGCACGTGAAGTCAAAGAAGAGACTGGCGTGGATGTCATCGTCACCGATTTGGTGTCGGTGAAGTCCTCCCATAGGGTGCTTACGTATGCGAATGGCGACAACACCATGTATATGGATCACCTGTTTATATGCAGGCCGGATCCAAATGGCAATACCGAACCATTCGTAGGTGACGAGGAGAGCCTCAACGTAGGCTGGTTCTCCCCCGACGACCTGCCTCAGCCCCTGGCCGACACCACAGTGGAACGCATGGGCTACGTGCGTGAGTACATCAAGAACAAGGCGAACGGCGACGCACACGCGCAATTCTCCTTCAACGGTACGATTCGCTGA
- a CDS encoding lipid II:glycine glycyltransferase FemX — MITLEFTDAATMEQQAVQAGLTLPIEQTAVWAKYQNTIDGRTPWGAYVVKQDGAPIAFIALIDYETHGYHYLRSVHGPAWLNKPSAQLEAQVRDLLVEDVRKRDKNVVFLRIDLWDFEGSFPVLSTVPYNETVHVDITGGDEAVLTRMKKRGRRDVRKALRESPAACADETAQAMADFSEYYEVMVDTAHRDGFSPAPMSDYVDMISNLGPDHARVFAARIDGKVVAWSIITINGDHAVYYYACMRTEIMRQHVPDKLIYVVCCALGERGCTVLDLMGIGNDFAPSLKSLNGFKTKFSENIVQVSAGRDIPVKKAFYRSLTLLQSLRRKLRK; from the coding sequence ATGATCACTCTTGAATTCACCGACGCAGCCACCATGGAACAGCAGGCTGTGCAGGCGGGTCTTACCCTGCCCATCGAACAGACCGCGGTATGGGCCAAATATCAGAACACCATTGACGGACGTACGCCGTGGGGTGCGTACGTGGTGAAGCAGGACGGCGCTCCAATCGCATTCATCGCGCTCATCGATTACGAAACCCATGGATACCACTATTTGAGGTCCGTTCATGGTCCGGCTTGGCTTAACAAGCCTTCCGCGCAGCTGGAAGCGCAGGTTCGCGACCTGCTTGTCGAGGATGTACGCAAACGCGATAAAAACGTTGTGTTCCTGCGTATCGACTTGTGGGATTTCGAAGGCTCGTTCCCGGTGCTTTCCACCGTTCCTTACAACGAGACCGTGCACGTGGACATCACCGGTGGCGATGAGGCGGTTCTTACCCGCATGAAGAAGCGTGGCCGCCGCGACGTGCGTAAGGCGTTGAGGGAGAGCCCCGCCGCTTGCGCCGATGAGACCGCGCAGGCGATGGCTGATTTTTCCGAATACTACGAGGTCATGGTTGATACCGCCCACCGTGATGGTTTCTCCCCCGCTCCGATGAGCGACTATGTCGATATGATCAGCAATCTTGGCCCTGATCATGCGCGCGTGTTCGCGGCACGTATCGACGGCAAGGTTGTGGCATGGTCCATCATCACCATCAATGGCGATCACGCGGTCTATTACTATGCGTGCATGCGTACGGAAATCATGCGCCAGCATGTTCCTGACAAACTGATTTACGTTGTATGTTGCGCACTTGGAGAGCGGGGCTGCACTGTTCTCGATTTGATGGGCATCGGCAACGATTTCGCGCCTTCATTGAAGAGTTTGAACGGATTCAAGACGAAATTCTCCGAGAATATCGTACAGGTTTCGGCAGGTCGTGACATTCCGGTCAAGAAGGCGTTCTACCGTTCGCTCACGCTGCTGCAGTCGCTACGTCGCAAACTACGCAAGTAA
- a CDS encoding ABC transporter substrate-binding protein, giving the protein MNHKKIMAAAVSIAALASLAACGGVKDSGSASGDADVITVGTTDKVTSVDPAGSYDNGSYAVQINVFPFLYAQDYNTSELSPDIAADDGTWSDDGTEFTVKIKSGLKFANGHDLTSSDVKFSFDRVNTINDENGPSSLLANIESIDTPDDTTVVFHSKVKNDVTLKQVLSSPAGPIVDEEVFSADKLTDADTIIKEKAFAGPYILTSYKANEVAGYSKNDSYQGLTPAKNSTVQVKYFADSSNLKMAVQQGQVDVAYRSLTPTDIDDLSKDSKVKVVKGPGGEERFLVFNFNIQPYGTKSDEPNADKAKAVRQAVANLIDREELATKVYKDTYTPMYSYIPDGLVGHEDTFKTAYGDGNGKPSADKAKKVLEDAGVSTPVELKLQYNPDHYGSSSADEYAALKAQLEEGGLFKVDLQSTEWTQYNKDRVVTEDSDGSYPVYQLGWFPDYSDPDNYLSPFFRDGNFVNNAYSNSEINDLIMEQAGETDESAREDLLKKIQTLETEDLSTIPLLQGAQVAVTGANVKGVVLDASFRFRFASVTKA; this is encoded by the coding sequence GTGAATCACAAGAAGATTATGGCTGCGGCTGTTTCGATTGCCGCACTGGCCTCGCTCGCGGCATGCGGCGGCGTAAAGGATAGCGGTTCCGCATCGGGGGATGCGGATGTCATTACCGTCGGCACCACGGACAAGGTTACTAGCGTTGACCCTGCCGGCTCCTATGACAACGGTTCCTATGCCGTTCAAATCAACGTGTTCCCGTTCCTGTATGCGCAGGACTACAACACCTCTGAACTGTCTCCGGACATCGCTGCGGATGACGGTACCTGGAGTGACGACGGCACTGAGTTCACCGTTAAGATCAAGTCTGGCCTGAAGTTCGCCAATGGTCACGACCTGACTTCGTCCGATGTCAAGTTCTCCTTCGACCGTGTCAACACGATCAACGATGAGAATGGTCCGAGTTCGTTGCTGGCCAACATCGAATCCATCGATACGCCAGATGACACCACTGTGGTGTTCCATTCCAAAGTCAAGAACGATGTGACCCTCAAGCAGGTGCTTTCCAGCCCGGCTGGTCCGATTGTCGACGAAGAGGTCTTCTCCGCCGACAAGCTCACTGATGCTGACACCATCATCAAGGAGAAGGCTTTCGCCGGTCCGTACATTCTGACCTCCTACAAGGCCAATGAGGTTGCAGGCTACTCCAAGAACGACTCTTATCAGGGTCTGACCCCGGCCAAGAACAGCACTGTTCAGGTCAAGTACTTTGCCGATTCTTCCAACCTGAAGATGGCCGTGCAGCAGGGACAGGTCGACGTGGCCTACCGTTCTCTGACTCCGACCGACATCGATGATCTGTCCAAGGATTCCAAGGTCAAGGTCGTCAAGGGTCCGGGCGGTGAGGAACGCTTCCTGGTCTTCAACTTCAACATCCAGCCGTACGGCACCAAGTCCGACGAACCGAATGCCGACAAGGCCAAGGCTGTGCGTCAGGCCGTTGCTAACCTCATCGACCGCGAGGAGTTGGCGACCAAGGTCTATAAGGACACGTACACCCCGATGTACTCCTACATTCCGGACGGTTTAGTTGGTCACGAAGACACCTTCAAGACCGCGTATGGTGACGGCAACGGCAAGCCGAGCGCCGACAAGGCCAAGAAGGTTCTTGAGGACGCAGGCGTTTCCACTCCGGTTGAGCTCAAGCTGCAGTACAATCCGGACCACTATGGATCCTCTTCCGCCGACGAGTATGCGGCTCTCAAGGCTCAGCTCGAGGAGGGTGGTCTGTTCAAGGTCGACCTGCAGTCCACCGAATGGACCCAGTACAACAAAGACCGTGTTGTTACCGAGGACTCTGATGGATCCTACCCGGTCTACCAGCTCGGCTGGTTCCCGGATTACTCCGACCCGGATAACTATCTGTCTCCGTTCTTCCGTGACGGCAACTTCGTGAACAACGCTTACTCCAACTCCGAAATCAACGATTTGATTATGGAGCAGGCTGGTGAAACCGACGAAAGCGCCCGTGAGGATCTGCTCAAGAAGATTCAGACCCTTGAAACCGAAGACCTGTCCACCATCCCGCTGCTGCAGGGTGCGCAGGTTGCAGTTACCGGCGCCAACGTGAAGGGTGTTGTGCTCGACGCTTCCTTCCGTTTCCGTTTCGCATCTGTCACCAAGGCGTGA
- a CDS encoding ABC transporter permease, with translation MTASANNVTVPGDTRLNDLKVNRKAPFWAKIPIIKELRVAVGWQKGMLITGLLLTAFFLLVALFAPVIAPYGYAQLKDANGVSFPAQAAPSSEHIWGTTAGGYDVFSRVIWGSRTAVIAIVIAVLLSIFAGVLLGLVSGYFGGWVDRVLVMIADAIYSFPSLLLAILMAIMISGGQSGLWSGILASGISITVVYIPQYFRTIRSEVIRIKESAYVDSARVVGASTWRIMTKHLLKNSTRTLPVILTLNSSEAILTLAGLGFLGFGIEPTAAAEWGYDLNRSVSDVTAGIWWTAVFPGIAIVLIVLGITLVGESLNDLADPRLRARKSAGEVVGSIEDTSVDPSQKPGVRNEVIAELAAAKNPMGASDQPVTVTDRDPSFTASEWGSKEEE, from the coding sequence ATGACTGCATCAGCAAATAACGTCACCGTCCCGGGTGACACTCGTCTGAACGATCTCAAAGTCAACAGGAAAGCTCCGTTCTGGGCCAAGATTCCGATCATCAAGGAGCTTCGCGTAGCGGTCGGCTGGCAGAAAGGCATGCTGATTACCGGCCTGTTGCTCACGGCGTTCTTCCTGCTCGTGGCCTTGTTCGCGCCCGTAATTGCACCGTACGGCTATGCGCAGCTCAAAGATGCCAATGGAGTTTCATTCCCAGCCCAGGCAGCACCCTCATCCGAGCATATTTGGGGTACCACCGCAGGTGGTTATGACGTGTTCAGCCGTGTGATTTGGGGCTCTCGTACCGCGGTCATTGCGATTGTGATCGCTGTGCTGCTTTCTATTTTCGCGGGTGTATTGCTCGGTTTGGTTTCCGGATATTTCGGTGGTTGGGTGGATCGTGTGCTTGTCATGATCGCCGACGCCATCTACTCTTTCCCCTCGCTGCTGCTTGCGATTCTGATGGCCATTATGATTTCCGGCGGTCAGTCTGGTCTGTGGAGTGGCATTCTCGCTTCGGGTATCTCCATCACCGTGGTCTATATTCCGCAGTATTTCCGTACCATTCGATCCGAGGTCATTCGAATCAAGGAATCCGCTTACGTTGATTCCGCTCGCGTGGTGGGCGCGTCGACATGGCGCATCATGACCAAGCACCTTCTTAAGAACTCCACCAGAACGTTACCGGTTATTCTGACGTTGAACTCGTCCGAAGCGATTCTGACTCTTGCGGGATTGGGCTTCCTCGGATTCGGCATCGAACCTACCGCAGCCGCTGAATGGGGTTACGATCTGAATCGTTCCGTGTCGGATGTAACCGCGGGCATTTGGTGGACCGCAGTGTTCCCAGGTATCGCCATCGTATTGATTGTTCTGGGTATCACCTTGGTGGGCGAATCCCTCAATGACCTTGCCGACCCGCGTCTGCGTGCACGCAAATCCGCTGGTGAGGTGGTTGGATCCATCGAAGATACTTCGGTTGATCCCAGCCAGAAGCCGGGCGTTCGCAACGAGGTGATAGCCGAGCTCGCGGCCGCCAAGAATCCAATGGGAGCCAGCGATCAGCCAGTGACCGTTACGGATCGCGACCCGTCATTTACCGCCTCCGAATGGGGCTCCAAGGAAGAAGAGTGA
- a CDS encoding aminopeptidase P family protein, producing MNEVITDKDKEYEAMEQASAPGPDQAMSDRVNNRSLRPRSEAFKEFMTTGWDDNEPAIEPLESSHYIQARLDTLGKAFPGERIVIPAGQPKVRNNDCDYAFRPDTTFSYYTGLGEDYEAGAVLVLNPVDPDSPEAAAGKTHVPELFVAPRANHYTQDFFMNAHYGEYWVGPRAGLQEMTAMTGIETNDIAQLSDALSKDVGSEAGAVRVRVIREADPQITEMVEDIREANGFADPDGNTDADDKLHEFAAEARMCKDEYEIREMRKAVAATKHGFDNILRKLPSSLDKPRSERMLEGAFNAISREEGNEVGYDTIIASGAHAPILHWMRNTGTVESGDLLLIDAGVEVNSLYTADITRTFPTNGKFTDFQKKLYQAVLDSQQAGFEAAKPGATYSDIHHACMRVIAERLHEWGILPVDVEESLSPEGQQHRRWLACGVAHHLGLDVHDCAQARYESYQGAAIRPGMIFTIEPGLYFREDDLLIPPEYRGIGIRVEDDVLMTEDGPEWISAGIPKQIDEVEEWMASMAAEGAKV from the coding sequence ATGAACGAAGTCATTACCGATAAAGACAAGGAGTATGAAGCCATGGAGCAGGCCAGCGCCCCCGGCCCCGATCAGGCGATGAGCGACCGTGTGAACAATCGTTCGCTGCGCCCGCGTTCCGAGGCGTTCAAAGAGTTCATGACCACCGGTTGGGATGATAATGAGCCGGCTATTGAACCGTTGGAGTCTTCCCATTACATTCAGGCTCGTCTTGACACGCTGGGTAAGGCCTTTCCCGGAGAGCGTATTGTGATTCCAGCCGGTCAGCCGAAAGTGCGCAACAATGACTGCGACTATGCGTTCCGTCCGGATACGACGTTTTCGTATTACACCGGTTTGGGTGAAGACTACGAGGCCGGTGCAGTGCTGGTGTTGAATCCGGTTGATCCTGATTCTCCGGAGGCTGCGGCCGGCAAGACGCATGTGCCGGAATTGTTTGTGGCTCCGCGTGCGAACCACTACACACAGGACTTTTTCATGAATGCCCATTATGGAGAATATTGGGTTGGACCTCGTGCCGGCTTGCAGGAGATGACTGCAATGACCGGTATTGAGACCAATGACATTGCACAGCTGTCTGACGCATTGAGCAAGGATGTCGGCTCTGAGGCTGGTGCCGTGCGTGTGCGTGTGATCCGCGAGGCTGATCCGCAGATCACCGAAATGGTGGAGGATATTCGCGAGGCGAACGGTTTCGCCGATCCGGATGGCAATACCGATGCCGATGACAAGCTTCATGAGTTTGCCGCCGAGGCTCGCATGTGCAAGGACGAATATGAGATTCGTGAAATGCGCAAGGCCGTTGCCGCAACCAAGCATGGTTTCGACAATATTCTGCGCAAGCTGCCGTCGTCGCTCGACAAGCCTCGTTCGGAACGTATGTTGGAAGGCGCGTTCAATGCCATTTCCCGTGAGGAAGGCAATGAGGTCGGCTACGATACGATCATCGCTTCCGGCGCTCATGCGCCGATTCTGCATTGGATGCGTAACACCGGTACCGTGGAGTCCGGCGATCTGCTGCTAATTGATGCCGGTGTGGAAGTCAATAGCTTGTATACGGCCGATATCACGCGCACGTTCCCGACCAACGGCAAGTTCACTGATTTCCAAAAAAAGTTGTATCAGGCGGTTTTGGACTCCCAGCAGGCTGGTTTTGAGGCCGCCAAGCCGGGTGCCACGTATTCCGACATTCATCATGCGTGCATGCGTGTGATCGCTGAACGCCTGCACGAATGGGGTATTCTTCCGGTCGATGTCGAGGAGTCGCTTTCTCCGGAAGGACAACAGCATCGACGTTGGCTCGCCTGTGGTGTGGCCCATCATCTTGGTTTGGATGTGCATGATTGCGCTCAGGCACGTTATGAGTCGTATCAGGGTGCTGCGATTCGCCCTGGCATGATTTTCACGATTGAACCGGGTCTGTATTTCCGTGAGGATGATCTGTTGATTCCGCCGGAGTATCGCGGCATCGGCATTCGCGTTGAAGATGATGTATTGATGACTGAGGATGGTCCGGAATGGATTTCCGCCGGCATTCCAAAGCAGATCGATGAGGTCGAAGAGTGGATGGCCAGCATGGCTGCCGAAGGTGCAAAAGTCTGA